The Azospirillum baldaniorum genome contains a region encoding:
- a CDS encoding acyl-CoA thioesterase has translation MISAEVSTRAQFYDLDPMQVVWHGNYARYLEQARCALLDRIGYNYPEMASSGYVFPIVDLHVKYVRPIRFGQSIRITATLVEYENRIRIDYRIHDEPGGELLTKARTVQLAVKEDGAELCFECPAVFTDKVRALL, from the coding sequence ATGATTTCGGCAGAGGTCAGCACCCGCGCGCAGTTCTACGACCTGGACCCCATGCAGGTGGTCTGGCACGGCAACTACGCCCGGTATCTGGAGCAGGCGCGCTGCGCGCTGCTCGACCGCATCGGCTACAACTATCCGGAGATGGCGTCGTCGGGATACGTGTTCCCCATCGTCGACCTCCATGTGAAGTACGTGCGGCCGATCCGCTTCGGCCAGTCGATCCGGATCACGGCCACGCTGGTCGAGTACGAGAACCGCATCCGCATCGATTACCGCATCCACGACGAGCCGGGCGGCGAATTGCTGACCAAGGCGCGCACCGTGCAACTCGCGGTGAAGGAGGACGGGGCGGAGCTGTGCTTCGAATGCCCCGCGGTGTTCACGGACAAGGTGAGGGCTCTGCTGTGA